A stretch of Pseudolysobacter antarcticus DNA encodes these proteins:
- the rocF gene encoding arginase, which translates to MSNFLPVSLIGVPTDIGAGHRGASMGPEALRVAGLTAALIDRGLDVIDRGNLSGPVNPWQPPYDGYRHLPEVIAWNRAVMLAVAAELKLQRMPIMLGGDHCLAIGSITAVAQHCRDIGKRLVVVWLDAHADFNTSAITPSGNIHGMPVACLFGHGPDALTRLGGSTPVLSTDQLRQVGIRSVDAGEKRLVKEVGLDIYDMRYIDEIGVKRSMEEVLSGLDKNTHLHLSFDVDFLDPAIAPGVGTTVPGGPNYREAQLVMEMIADTGLLGSLDIVELNPAFDVHNQTAALAVDLVESLFGKSTLMRE; encoded by the coding sequence TAGGCGTTCCCACCGATATCGGTGCCGGTCATCGTGGTGCATCGATGGGGCCGGAAGCCTTGCGTGTGGCGGGTTTGACCGCCGCGTTGATCGATCGCGGCCTGGATGTCATCGACCGCGGCAATCTGTCCGGGCCGGTCAATCCGTGGCAGCCACCGTACGACGGTTATCGCCATCTGCCCGAGGTGATTGCGTGGAATCGCGCGGTGATGCTCGCGGTCGCAGCGGAGCTGAAACTGCAGCGCATGCCGATCATGCTCGGCGGCGATCATTGCCTCGCCATCGGCTCGATCACTGCGGTCGCGCAACACTGCCGCGATATCGGCAAACGGCTGGTGGTGGTTTGGCTGGATGCGCATGCGGATTTTAATACCAGTGCGATTACGCCTTCGGGAAATATCCATGGCATGCCGGTCGCGTGCTTGTTCGGCCATGGCCCTGATGCGTTGACGCGCCTCGGCGGTAGCACGCCGGTGCTAAGTACGGACCAATTGCGCCAAGTTGGTATCCGTTCGGTCGACGCCGGCGAAAAGCGTCTGGTCAAGGAAGTTGGATTGGATATTTATGACATGCGCTACATCGACGAAATCGGCGTCAAGCGCTCGATGGAAGAGGTGTTATCCGGGCTGGATAAAAACACCCATCTGCATTTGAGTTTTGATGTCGATTTTCTCGATCCGGCGATCGCGCCCGGCGTCGGCACGACCGTGCCGGGCGGGCCGAATTATCGCGAAGCACAGCTGGTGATGGAGATGATCGCCGATACCGGTTTGCTCGGCTCGCTGGATATCGTCGAGCTGAATCCGGCGTTCGACGTGCACAACCAGACCGCCGCGCTGGCCGTTGATCTGGTCGAAAGCCTGTTCGGCAAATCGACCTTGATGCGCGAGTAA